The following proteins are co-located in the Sardina pilchardus chromosome 24, fSarPil1.1, whole genome shotgun sequence genome:
- the slc25a32a gene encoding solute carrier family 25 member 32a, whose translation MSTISRQRQTAAAAIPVSPDSSGSPFSITANLLRLFSHIKYENLAAGLSGGVISTMVLHPLDLVKIRFAVSDGLQMRPQYDGMVHCMRSIWQLEGIRGLYQGVTPNIWGAGASWGLYFLFYNAIKSYTQEGRQTELTALEHLVSAAEAGMLTLCLTNPVWVTKTRLVLQYNADPSRKQYKGMLDALVKIYRHEGIPGLYRGFLPGLVGTSHSALQFMTYESLKRDYNKSRKMPSEALLSPLEYIAMAAISKIFAVAVTYPYQVVRARLQDQHNNYSGLVDVLRRTWSNEGVEGFYKGMVPNLVRVIPACCITFLVYENVSRLLLGEYH comes from the exons ATGAGTACCATTTCGAGACAGCGCCAGACTGCAGCCGCAGCGATCCCCGTCTCCCCGGATTCTTCTGGGTCACCTTTCTCCATAACAGCAAACCTCCTGCGTCTTTTTAGCCACATCAAATATGAAAATTTGGCAGCCGGACTGAGCGGGGGAGTAATCTCGACAATGGTGCTTCATCCCCTGGATCTGGTGAAAATACGCTTCGCAG TGAGTGACGGGTTGCAGATGAGACCCCAGTACGACGGCATGGTGCACTGCATGAGAAGCATCTGGCAGCTGGAGGGGATTCGCGGTCTCTACCAAGGGGTGACCCCAAACATCTGGGGCGCAGGGGCGTCCTGGGGCCTTTACTTCCTATt TTACAATGCCATCAAGTCGTACACCCAGGAGGGCCGCCAGACTGAACTTACTGCATTAGAGCACCTGGTGTCCGCAGCCGAAGCAG GCATGCTGACGCTTTGCCTGACCAATCCGGTCTGGGTGACAAAGACCCGGCTGGTCCTGCAGTACAATGCAGACCCATCCCGGAAGCAGTACAAAGGAATGCTGGACGCCCTCGTGAAAATATACCGTCACGAGGGTATCCCAGGATTATACAGG GGTTTTTTGCCCGGTCTGGTGGGTACTTCCCATTCTGCGCTGCAATTCATGACCTATGAGAGCCTCAAGAGAGACTACAACAAGTCCAGGAAGATGCCCTCAGAGGCCTTGCTG tcTCCGCTTGAGTACATTGCCATGGCAGCCATCTCCAAGATATTTGCTGTGGCAGTAACTTACCCGTATCAGGTTGTCCGAGCTCGCCTACAGGACCAGCACAACAACTACAGTGGGCTTGTGGACGTGCTCAGGAGGACATGGAG CAATGAAGGGGTGGAGGGCTTCTACAAAGGAATGGTCCCCAACCTGGTGCGCGTCATCCCAGCCTGCTGCATCACCTTCCTGGTGTACGAGAACGTGTCTCGCTTGCTGCTGGGAGAGTATCATTAA